A portion of the Marinilabiliales bacterium genome contains these proteins:
- a CDS encoding T9SS C-terminal target domain-containing protein, protein VPEAEEDPLPETVVDIIVGSDDHETLAAAVTAADLVETLQGEGPFTVFAPTDAAFAALPDGLLDDLLADPSGDLTDILLYHVVGAKAMSTDLSDGQEITTVFGADIVVTINQDGVFINDAQVTVADLEAQNGVVHVIDAVLVPEVTSAERIIEFRQMDATIYPNPAREYVNISFQLNDMQNVTMEIYSITGEKISDTNLGMLPAGDNTISKSVSDFRTGSYIVRLRANTESVVLRLQVVN, encoded by the coding sequence GTTCCTGAGGCCGAAGAGGACCCGCTTCCTGAAACGGTTGTTGACATTATTGTCGGCAGCGACGATCATGAGACTTTGGCCGCAGCAGTGACTGCAGCAGATCTTGTTGAGACGTTGCAGGGTGAGGGGCCGTTCACGGTATTTGCACCCACCGATGCAGCCTTTGCTGCGCTGCCTGATGGCTTACTGGATGATTTACTGGCTGATCCCAGTGGTGATCTTACCGACATTCTTCTTTACCATGTTGTTGGGGCTAAGGCTATGTCAACTGATCTTAGCGATGGCCAGGAGATTACGACAGTCTTCGGAGCCGACATCGTTGTTACGATCAACCAGGACGGTGTCTTTATCAACGATGCCCAGGTGACGGTAGCTGACCTTGAGGCTCAGAACGGTGTTGTACATGTTATTGATGCAGTACTTGTTCCTGAAGTAACCAGTGCTGAGCGTATTATTGAGTTCAGGCAAATGGATGCAACGATCTATCCGAATCCTGCCAGGGAATATGTAAATATTAGTTTCCAGCTGAATGATATGCAGAATGTTACAATGGAAATTTACTCCATTACCGGAGAAAAGATTTCCGATACAAACCTGGGTATGCTGCCTGCCGGTGACAATACCATCAGCAAATCAGTTTCCGACTTCCGTACCGGGTCTTATATTGTAAGGCTCAGAGCTAATACAGAGAGTGTGGTGCTGAGGCTGCAGGTTGTTAACTAA
- a CDS encoding co-chaperone GroES: MSFFLDNQDSDKFIVIGDRVLLKPKSPQQKTRSGLFLPPGFEDKQKVGCGYVIKSGPGYPIPSLPEIQEPWKKSEEKQNYFPLQVKPGDLAVFLQESSYLIEFNKEKYVIVPHSGILMLIRDEDLLE, from the coding sequence ATGTCTTTTTTTCTCGATAACCAGGATTCTGATAAGTTTATTGTGATTGGTGACCGGGTGCTGCTTAAACCAAAGAGTCCTCAGCAGAAAACCAGGTCAGGGCTTTTTCTTCCCCCGGGGTTTGAAGATAAGCAGAAGGTCGGATGCGGCTATGTGATCAAGTCCGGTCCGGGTTACCCTATCCCATCCTTACCGGAGATACAGGAGCCCTGGAAGAAAAGTGAAGAAAAGCAGAACTATTTTCCGCTCCAGGTAAAACCTGGTGATCTTGCGGTTTTCCTGCAGGAGAGTTCATATCTGATTGAGTTCAATAAGGAAAAGTATGTTATAGTACCTCATTCTGGTATTCTCATGCTGATAAGAGACGAGGATCTCCTTGAATAA